A stretch of Aeromicrobium tamlense DNA encodes these proteins:
- the trmD gene encoding tRNA (guanosine(37)-N1)-methyltransferase TrmD, whose amino-acid sequence MRIDALSIFPDYFAPLDLSLPGKARRAGLVDFHAHDLRDWAHDRHRTVDDTPYGGGAGMVMKPEPWGEALDAVATDRAVVVVPTPSGAPFTHAEAVRLSTAEQLVFACGRYEGIDQRVLDHAATRWDVREISLGDFVVNGGEVAALAIIEAVVRLLPGFMGNPESLTEESHADGLLEYPVYTKPATWRGLDVPPILLSGDHGRIAAWRRDQSRLRTEQRRPDLTRDLGE is encoded by the coding sequence GTGCGCATCGACGCCCTCTCGATCTTCCCCGACTACTTCGCGCCGCTCGACCTGTCCCTGCCGGGCAAGGCCCGCCGCGCCGGACTGGTCGACTTCCACGCGCACGACCTGCGCGACTGGGCCCACGACCGTCACCGCACGGTGGACGACACGCCGTACGGCGGTGGCGCCGGCATGGTGATGAAGCCCGAGCCGTGGGGCGAGGCGCTCGACGCCGTCGCCACCGATCGGGCCGTCGTCGTCGTGCCCACGCCGTCGGGCGCGCCCTTCACCCACGCCGAGGCGGTCCGCCTCTCCACGGCCGAGCAGCTGGTGTTCGCGTGCGGGCGCTACGAGGGCATCGACCAGCGTGTCCTCGACCACGCCGCCACCCGCTGGGACGTCCGCGAGATCTCCCTGGGCGACTTCGTCGTCAATGGGGGAGAGGTCGCCGCGCTCGCCATCATCGAGGCCGTCGTGCGCCTGCTGCCCGGCTTCATGGGCAACCCCGAGTCGCTCACGGAGGAGTCGCACGCCGACGGCCTCCTCGAGTACCCCGTGTACACCAAGCCCGCCACGTGGCGCGGCCTGGACGTCCCACCGATCCTGCTGTCGGGGGACCACGGACGCATCGCCGCCTGGCGCAGGGACCAGTCCCGCCTGCGCACCGAGCAGCGTCGTCCCGATTTAACACGCGATCTCGGCGAGTAA
- the rimM gene encoding ribosome maturation factor RimM (Essential for efficient processing of 16S rRNA): MRVVVGRIGRAHGIRGDLAVETRTDEPERRFAVGSSVLCRDRELTITASRPHSGKLLVTFAEVPDRTAAEQLHGALLEVEIDPDEVPEDDDAFYDHQLIGLAVQVDGASRGRVLDVLHLPAHDTLLVEVDGRRVQVPFVEALVPEVDLDAGTVTVVDRPGLLNPEEADEVR, translated from the coding sequence ATGCGCGTCGTCGTCGGCCGGATCGGCCGTGCCCACGGCATCCGTGGCGACCTCGCCGTCGAGACCAGGACCGACGAGCCCGAACGGCGTTTCGCCGTGGGCTCGTCGGTCCTGTGTCGTGACCGGGAGCTGACGATCACCGCCAGCCGTCCCCACTCGGGCAAGCTGCTCGTGACGTTCGCCGAGGTCCCCGACCGCACGGCGGCCGAGCAGCTGCACGGCGCCCTGCTCGAGGTCGAGATCGACCCCGACGAGGTCCCCGAGGACGACGACGCGTTCTACGACCACCAGCTGATCGGACTGGCGGTGCAGGTCGACGGAGCATCGCGCGGGCGCGTGCTCGACGTGCTCCACCTGCCCGCGCACGACACCCTGCTGGTCGAGGTCGACGGCCGCCGCGTCCAGGTGCCCTTCGTCGAGGCCCTCGTGCCCGAGGTCGACCTCGACGCCGGCACGGTCACGGTCGTCGACCGTCCGGGCCTGCTGAACCCCGAGGAAGCCGACGAGGTGCGCTAG
- a CDS encoding RNA-binding protein, translating to MQEVVEHLVAGIVDNPDEVTVRAKQTRRGELFEVRVNPSDLGKVIGRQGRTATAIRTVASAIAGADGARIDFVDVDRRR from the coding sequence ATGCAGGAGGTCGTCGAGCACCTCGTCGCCGGCATCGTCGACAACCCCGACGAGGTGACGGTCCGCGCGAAGCAGACCCGCCGCGGCGAGCTGTTCGAGGTGCGCGTGAACCCGAGCGACCTCGGCAAGGTCATCGGTCGCCAGGGTCGCACGGCCACGGCGATCCGCACCGTCGCATCGGCCATCGCCGGTGCCGACGGCGCGCGGATCGACTTCGTGGACGTCGACCGGCGCCGCTGA
- the rpsP gene encoding 30S ribosomal protein S16, which translates to MAVKIRLKRMGKIRTPFYRIVVADSRTKRDGRVIEEIGTYNPKTDPSTINVDSDRAQYWLGVGAQPTEAVAAILKLTGDIGGESTLKQPEPKADKAALFDAALKDLHAEPKKSATTKAKKAEAKSEDEPKAEETPAEEPKAEETPADDAKADEA; encoded by the coding sequence GTGGCAGTCAAGATTCGCCTCAAGCGGATGGGCAAGATCCGCACGCCGTTCTACCGCATCGTCGTCGCCGACAGCCGCACCAAGCGTGACGGTCGCGTGATCGAGGAGATCGGCACGTACAACCCGAAGACCGATCCGTCGACCATCAACGTCGACTCCGATCGCGCCCAGTACTGGCTCGGCGTCGGCGCGCAGCCGACCGAGGCCGTCGCGGCGATCCTCAAGCTCACCGGCGACATCGGTGGCGAGTCCACGCTCAAGCAGCCCGAGCCGAAGGCCGACAAGGCCGCGCTGTTCGACGCCGCCCTGAAGGACCTGCACGCCGAGCCCAAGAAGTCGGCCACCACCAAGGCCAAGAAGGCCGAGGCGAAGTCCGAGGACGAGCCGAAGGCCGAGGAGACCCCGGCCGAGGAGCCGAAGGCCGAGGAGACCCCGGCCGACGACGCGAAGGCCGACGAGGCCTGA
- the cmk gene encoding (d)CMP kinase, giving the protein MTDVIAIDGPSGSGKSSTSRGVASRLGYAYLDTGAMYRAMTWALLERGVDVHDPAAVAAAAREVVLTSGTDPEAPTIAADGIDVSEPIRGDAVTAAVSPVATVPQVREQLVSLQRQAIAGATGGIVVEGRDIGTVVAPDATLKIYLVADPVARAKRRALELGVEDAEAMREALARRDAIDSNRAASPLAQADDAVVVDGTDLTLDEVIDHIVGLARR; this is encoded by the coding sequence ATGACCGACGTCATCGCCATCGACGGACCCTCCGGGTCCGGCAAGTCGAGCACCTCCCGTGGGGTGGCCTCACGGCTGGGCTACGCCTACCTCGACACCGGCGCGATGTACCGCGCGATGACGTGGGCGCTGCTCGAGCGGGGCGTCGACGTGCACGACCCCGCGGCGGTCGCCGCGGCCGCCCGGGAGGTCGTGCTGACCTCGGGCACCGATCCCGAGGCACCCACGATCGCCGCCGACGGCATCGATGTCTCCGAGCCGATCCGCGGCGACGCCGTCACTGCCGCCGTGAGCCCGGTCGCCACCGTCCCGCAGGTCCGCGAGCAGCTCGTGTCGCTGCAGCGCCAGGCGATCGCCGGGGCCACCGGCGGCATCGTGGTGGAGGGACGCGACATCGGCACCGTGGTGGCGCCCGACGCGACCCTGAAGATCTACCTCGTCGCCGACCCGGTCGCCCGCGCGAAGCGCCGTGCGCTCGAGCTCGGTGTGGAGGACGCGGAGGCGATGCGCGAGGCGCTGGCCCGTCGCGACGCGATCGACTCCAACCGCGCCGCGTCCCCGCTGGCGCAGGCCGACGACGCCGTCGTCGTGGACGGCACGGACCTCACGCTGGACGAGGTCATCGACCACATCGTGGGGCTCGCGCGCCGCTGA
- a CDS encoding prephenate dehydrogenase: MSADLPEPVVPGPVLVIGCGLIGTSVALGLSDLGVRVHLRDARPANVELAASLGAGTPDPVQDPALVVVAVPPAAVVETALAALEEFPSAVVTDVASVKTHVCAGVTDPRFVGGHPMAGKERSGPMAGSGLLFEGRAWAVVPTEGTDPEAVAVVERVATALGSVVRRMDAASHDRAVALVSHVPHLVSALTAGLLTEAEGDDLLLAGQGLRDVIRIAGSDRGLWVDIIGSNAGQVGAILDDLAVRLDDLRAAVRTADGSVGEHLDRGRAGVARVPGKHGAHPIALAGVFVSIDDTPGELSRLFADIGDAGINIEDMRIDHELGRLVGVVEVVVQAGAAEDLHTALIERGWAAFR, translated from the coding sequence ATGAGTGCCGATCTGCCCGAACCCGTCGTGCCCGGACCGGTTCTGGTCATCGGCTGCGGCCTGATCGGCACCTCGGTCGCGCTCGGTCTGAGCGATCTCGGCGTCCGGGTGCACCTGCGCGACGCGCGACCCGCGAACGTCGAGCTGGCCGCCTCGCTGGGCGCCGGTACTCCCGATCCGGTGCAGGATCCGGCCCTCGTCGTGGTCGCCGTGCCTCCCGCCGCGGTCGTCGAGACCGCTCTGGCGGCGCTCGAGGAGTTCCCGTCGGCCGTGGTCACCGACGTCGCCAGCGTCAAGACCCACGTCTGCGCGGGCGTCACCGACCCGCGATTCGTCGGCGGCCACCCCATGGCTGGCAAGGAGCGCTCGGGCCCGATGGCCGGCTCCGGCCTGCTGTTCGAGGGTCGTGCCTGGGCCGTCGTCCCCACCGAGGGCACCGACCCCGAGGCCGTCGCGGTCGTCGAACGGGTCGCCACGGCGCTCGGCTCGGTCGTGCGGCGGATGGACGCGGCCTCCCACGACCGCGCGGTCGCCCTCGTCTCGCACGTGCCCCACCTCGTCTCCGCCCTGACCGCGGGCCTGCTCACCGAGGCCGAGGGCGATGACCTCCTGCTCGCCGGTCAGGGACTGCGCGACGTCATCCGCATCGCCGGCAGCGACCGGGGCCTCTGGGTCGACATCATCGGCAGCAACGCGGGCCAGGTCGGCGCGATCCTCGACGACCTCGCCGTCCGCCTCGACGACCTGCGCGCCGCCGTTCGCACCGCCGACGGCTCGGTGGGGGAGCACCTCGACCGCGGGCGGGCCGGGGTCGCCCGCGTGCCGGGCAAGCACGGCGCCCACCCGATCGCGCTCGCCGGCGTCTTCGTCTCGATCGACGACACCCCGGGCGAGCTCTCGCGACTCTTCGCCGACATCGGCGACGCGGGCATCAACATCGAGGACATGCGCATCGACCACGAGCTCGGCCGCCTCGTCGGCGTCGTCGAGGTCGTGGTGCAGGCCGGCGCCGCCGAGGACCTGCACACCGCCCTGATCGAACGCGGCTGGGCCGCCTTCCGCTGA
- a CDS encoding pseudouridine synthase, translated as MAEPIRLQKVLAQAGVASRRRSEELMATGRVEVNGEVVTQLGARVDPTTDVVRVDGVRIPPPSEHAYVILNKPRGIVSSMADEQGRPDLSGLLADRTDRLFHVGRLDTDTSGLLILTNDGDLAHQLAHPSFEVTKTYVALVDGNVAASIGRRLLAGVELEDGVTAVDRFVVRDRSRGRSLVELDLHSGKNRIVRRLLDAVGHPVVELTRTAFGPLRLGDLRVGAMRDLSRDELGALFDSVEA; from the coding sequence GTGGCTGAGCCGATCCGTCTGCAGAAGGTGCTGGCCCAGGCCGGCGTCGCCAGCCGTCGGCGCAGCGAGGAGCTGATGGCCACGGGCCGCGTCGAGGTCAACGGCGAGGTCGTCACGCAGCTCGGCGCCCGCGTCGACCCCACCACCGATGTCGTGCGCGTCGACGGTGTGCGCATCCCGCCGCCGTCCGAGCACGCCTACGTGATCCTCAACAAGCCGCGGGGCATCGTCAGCTCGATGGCCGACGAGCAGGGCCGACCCGACCTGTCCGGTCTGCTGGCCGATCGCACCGACCGGCTGTTCCACGTGGGCCGGCTCGACACCGACACCTCGGGCCTGCTGATCCTGACCAACGACGGCGACCTGGCGCACCAGCTGGCGCATCCGTCGTTCGAGGTCACCAAGACCTACGTCGCCCTCGTCGACGGCAACGTCGCGGCCTCGATCGGTCGACGGCTGCTCGCGGGTGTGGAGCTGGAGGACGGCGTCACGGCCGTCGACCGCTTCGTGGTGCGCGACCGCAGCCGCGGCCGCAGCCTCGTCGAGCTCGACCTGCACAGCGGCAAGAACCGCATCGTCCGGCGCCTGCTCGACGCCGTCGGCCACCCCGTCGTGGAGCTCACGCGCACGGCGTTCGGGCCGCTGCGGCTGGGCGACCTGCGCGTGGGCGCGATGCGCGACCTGTCGCGCGACGAGCTCGGAGCGCTCTTCGATAGCGTGGAGGCATGA
- the scpB gene encoding SMC-Scp complex subunit ScpB, giving the protein MTETDDHVPAEVPEQGVTEESVTDGRPPVELRPALEAVLMIADEPLDHLVLAQAVGHPPADVEQALRGLAAEYAEQGRGFELRELAGGWRFYSREEFADVVSAFVLEGQQAKLSQAALETLAVVAYRQPISRSRISAIRGVNVDGVVRTLVTRGLIVELGNDAESGAILYGTTSYFLERMGLSGLDELPELAPMLPDLEDLDGELERVAQQTAEREAVPAEDAPSVETSETPGGVGG; this is encoded by the coding sequence ATGACCGAGACTGACGACCACGTGCCCGCCGAGGTGCCCGAGCAGGGTGTGACGGAGGAGAGCGTGACCGACGGGCGCCCGCCGGTCGAGCTGCGCCCCGCCCTCGAGGCCGTGCTGATGATCGCCGACGAGCCGCTCGACCACCTCGTGCTCGCGCAGGCCGTCGGCCACCCGCCCGCCGATGTCGAGCAGGCGCTGCGCGGGCTCGCCGCCGAGTACGCCGAGCAGGGGCGCGGCTTCGAGCTGCGCGAGCTGGCCGGCGGCTGGCGCTTCTACAGCCGTGAGGAGTTCGCCGACGTCGTCTCGGCGTTCGTGCTGGAGGGCCAGCAGGCCAAGCTGAGCCAGGCGGCGCTGGAGACCCTCGCGGTCGTCGCGTACCGCCAGCCGATCAGCCGCTCGCGGATCTCGGCGATCCGTGGCGTCAACGTCGACGGCGTGGTCCGCACGCTGGTGACGCGCGGTCTGATCGTCGAGCTGGGCAACGACGCCGAGTCCGGCGCGATCCTCTACGGGACGACGAGCTACTTCCTCGAGCGGATGGGGCTGAGCGGGCTGGACGAGCTGCCCGAGCTCGCGCCGATGCTGCCCGACCTGGAGGACCTCGACGGCGAGCTGGAGCGCGTGGCGCAGCAGACCGCCGAGCGCGAGGCCGTGCCCGCCGAGGACGCTCCCTCCGTGGAGACCTCCGAGACCCCAGGAGGCGTCGGTGGCTGA
- a CDS encoding segregation and condensation protein A → MTDPAPAQASETGFSVSLGNFEGPFDLLLQLISKHQLDITEVALSVVTSDFIAYTRELEDDLEQTTHFLLIAATLLDLKTARLLPQAEVEDEEDLALLEARDLLFARLMQYRAFKAVAAILQERFENQLLRHPRAVTLEPRFATLLPEVEIRATPQDLAELAAAALAPKAPPLVSLAHLHAPAVSVREQAHLVVDRLRRERSLTFRAIVADAPDGQTKVARFLSLLELFREGMLSFEQAVPLGELTVRWTGTDDGDIDVGDEFDEPTLPEEGDAGDPEVPPAPTTGSDDDRD, encoded by the coding sequence GTGACGGATCCGGCACCCGCGCAGGCGTCCGAGACCGGCTTCTCGGTCTCGCTCGGCAACTTCGAGGGGCCGTTCGACCTGCTGCTGCAGCTGATCTCCAAGCACCAGCTCGACATCACCGAGGTCGCGCTCTCGGTGGTCACGTCGGACTTCATCGCGTACACGCGCGAGCTCGAGGACGACCTCGAGCAGACCACGCACTTCCTGCTGATCGCGGCCACCCTGCTCGACCTGAAGACCGCGCGGCTGCTGCCGCAGGCCGAGGTCGAGGACGAGGAGGACCTCGCCCTGCTGGAGGCCCGCGACCTGTTGTTCGCCCGTCTCATGCAGTACCGCGCGTTCAAGGCCGTGGCGGCGATCCTCCAGGAGCGCTTCGAGAACCAGCTGCTGCGTCACCCACGCGCCGTCACGCTCGAGCCACGCTTCGCGACGCTGCTACCCGAGGTGGAGATCCGCGCGACCCCGCAGGACCTCGCCGAGCTGGCCGCCGCCGCCCTCGCGCCGAAGGCGCCGCCGCTCGTGTCACTGGCGCACCTGCACGCCCCGGCGGTCAGCGTGCGCGAGCAGGCCCACCTCGTCGTCGACCGGCTCCGGCGCGAGCGCTCGCTGACGTTCCGCGCGATCGTCGCGGACGCGCCGGACGGCCAGACGAAGGTCGCGCGCTTCCTCTCGCTGCTGGAGCTGTTCCGTGAGGGGATGCTGTCGTTCGAGCAGGCCGTGCCGCTGGGCGAGCTGACCGTGCGCTGGACCGGCACCGACGACGGCGACATCGACGTGGGCGACGAGTTCGACGAGCCGACCCTGCCCGAGGAGGGCGACGCCGGGGACCCCGAGGTCCCGCCGGCCCCGACGACCGGAAGTGACGATGACCGAGACTGA
- a CDS encoding ParA family protein codes for MPSTDLGPTGRPMPDLPEPGPRTTQGPAVVISMCNQKGGVGKTTTTINLGAALAETGRRVLLVDFDPQGSMTVGLGYNAHEIEQSIYHVLMDRELSMKEIILGTSVDNLDLVPANIDLSAAEMRLVTEVGREQVLARTLRDVRHDYDVILIDCQPSLGLLTVNALTASDGVIVPLECEYFALRGVALLNETIEKVRDRTNFDLRVIGLLGTMFDSRTLHGREVLQTLVDGWGDAVFHTVIRRTVKFSDSTVAGEPITEYASTSPGAEAYRQLAREVLQRCPDA; via the coding sequence ATGCCCAGCACGGATCTCGGACCCACCGGTCGCCCGATGCCCGACCTCCCCGAGCCCGGACCGCGCACCACGCAGGGCCCCGCCGTCGTCATCTCGATGTGCAACCAGAAGGGCGGCGTCGGCAAGACCACGACCACGATCAACCTCGGCGCCGCGCTGGCCGAGACCGGCCGTCGCGTGCTGCTGGTCGACTTCGATCCGCAGGGCTCGATGACCGTCGGACTGGGCTACAACGCCCACGAGATCGAGCAGAGCATCTACCACGTGCTGATGGACCGCGAGCTCTCGATGAAGGAGATCATCCTCGGTACGTCGGTCGACAACCTCGACCTCGTCCCGGCCAACATCGACCTGTCGGCGGCCGAGATGCGTCTCGTCACCGAGGTGGGCCGCGAGCAGGTGCTCGCGCGCACCCTGCGCGACGTGCGCCATGACTACGACGTCATCCTCATCGACTGCCAGCCCTCGCTGGGCCTGCTCACCGTCAACGCCCTCACGGCCTCCGACGGCGTCATCGTGCCGCTGGAGTGCGAGTACTTCGCGCTGCGCGGCGTGGCGCTGCTCAACGAGACCATCGAGAAGGTGCGTGACCGCACCAACTTCGACCTGCGCGTCATCGGTCTGCTGGGCACGATGTTCGACAGCCGCACCCTGCACGGTCGCGAGGTCCTGCAGACGCTGGTCGACGGCTGGGGCGACGCCGTGTTCCACACCGTCATCCGCCGCACCGTGAAGTTCTCCGACTCCACGGTCGCCGGCGAGCCGATCACCGAGTACGCGTCCACGTCGCCGGGTGCCGAGGCCTACCGCCAGCTGGCGAGGGAAGTGCTGCAGCGGTGTCCCGACGCGTGA
- the xerD gene encoding site-specific tyrosine recombinase XerD: MTDGGAVERVVAEYLSHLAVERGLAENTLASYRRDLRRYTEFLTGASVTEPADIAEDHVTAFAAALREGDEDHPALGTSSVARTVVAVRGFHRFCLREQIVANDVTAAVRPPRPASRLPKALPLEDVEALLTAAGEPGTALSMRDRALLEILYGTGARISEAVGLDVDDVDLEQSSVLLTGKGSKQRIVPLGSFARDALETYLTKARPHLTATAGSGPAVFLNARGGRLSRQSAWTVLTKTARRAGIDADVSPHTLRHSFATHLLDGGADVRVVQELLGHASVTTTQIYTLVTIDKLRETYAASHPRALR, from the coding sequence GTGACCGACGGCGGTGCGGTCGAGCGGGTCGTGGCCGAGTACCTGTCCCACCTCGCGGTGGAGCGCGGCCTCGCCGAGAACACGCTGGCCTCGTATCGCCGCGACCTGCGTCGCTACACCGAGTTCCTGACGGGCGCCAGTGTCACGGAGCCCGCGGACATCGCCGAGGACCACGTCACGGCGTTCGCCGCCGCGCTGCGCGAGGGCGACGAGGACCATCCCGCGCTCGGCACGTCGAGCGTCGCGCGCACGGTCGTCGCGGTCCGCGGCTTCCACCGCTTCTGCCTGCGCGAGCAGATCGTCGCCAACGACGTGACGGCCGCCGTGCGGCCGCCCAGGCCCGCGTCCCGGCTGCCGAAGGCGCTGCCGCTGGAGGACGTCGAGGCGCTGCTGACGGCGGCGGGGGAGCCCGGCACCGCCCTGTCGATGCGCGACCGTGCGCTGCTGGAGATCCTCTACGGCACCGGCGCGCGCATCTCCGAGGCCGTCGGTCTCGACGTGGACGACGTGGACCTCGAGCAGTCGTCCGTGCTGCTCACCGGCAAGGGCTCCAAGCAGCGCATCGTGCCGCTCGGGTCCTTCGCGCGCGACGCCCTCGAGACGTACCTCACGAAGGCGCGTCCGCACCTCACGGCGACCGCCGGCAGCGGGCCCGCCGTGTTCCTCAACGCGCGCGGCGGCAGGCTGTCGCGGCAGAGCGCGTGGACGGTGCTGACGAAGACCGCGCGACGCGCCGGGATCGACGCCGACGTGTCGCCGCACACCCTGCGTCACTCGTTCGCCACGCACCTGCTCGACGGCGGTGCGGACGTTCGCGTGGTGCAGGAACTGCTGGGCCACGCGTCGGTGACGACCACCCAGATCTACACCCTCGTGACGATCGACAAGTTGCGCGAGACGTACGCGGCGTCCCATCCCCGGGCGCTGCGGTGA
- a CDS encoding NUDIX domain-containing protein, whose amino-acid sequence MTSHPRLPGRIAAPVEAGDGTWPQVGSEVGFQNPYLTLTVDTIEAPDGSTHPRVVVRPRRAVGVAAVDEDGRILLVEQYRHPMGRRMLEIPAGLMDVEGEEPQQTAARELAEETDLVAGTWRELMRIAPTVGYSTETITLFHASELVPVAEAERTEREAEEADMAHWWVDLDEAVAACLDGRIFDAKTVVAILAVARA is encoded by the coding sequence GTGACCTCGCACCCCCGGCTGCCGGGGCGGATCGCCGCACCGGTCGAGGCCGGAGACGGCACGTGGCCGCAGGTGGGGTCCGAGGTCGGGTTCCAGAACCCGTACCTGACGCTGACGGTCGACACCATCGAGGCGCCGGACGGCTCGACCCATCCGCGCGTCGTGGTGCGGCCGCGGCGTGCCGTGGGCGTGGCCGCGGTCGACGAGGACGGTCGCATCCTGCTCGTCGAGCAGTACCGTCACCCGATGGGCCGCCGCATGCTCGAGATCCCCGCGGGGCTGATGGACGTCGAGGGGGAGGAGCCGCAGCAGACCGCGGCCCGCGAGCTGGCGGAGGAGACCGACCTGGTCGCCGGCACGTGGCGCGAGCTGATGCGGATCGCCCCCACGGTGGGCTACTCCACCGAGACGATCACCCTGTTCCACGCCTCGGAGCTGGTGCCGGTCGCCGAGGCCGAGCGCACCGAGCGCGAGGCCGAGGAGGCCGACATGGCGCACTGGTGGGTCGACCTCGACGAGGCCGTGGCAGCCTGCCTCGACGGTCGCATCTTCGACGCCAAGACCGTCGTGGCGATCCTGGCGGTGGCACGGGCGTGA
- a CDS encoding copper transporter, whose protein sequence is MINLRYHVISLAAVLLALAAGIAVGAGLLDESDAATTTTSSDTAEISPALAGFDAGYASMTAPGQLRDKLKNRTVLLLTTPGARDNEIDSLIENLTTAGARVTGQVELTSKLLSPANRQFAEGVAAQSDPDAASEATDYGKVGAAIARGYLTKGDGSLDETARTIRSAFTEGDLLAVEQDPEVSAQLALVVSGPAGSSSGGEGTVVSSMVAGLDAGSQGVAVVGPVSSGENGVVNAVRGSDAAANVSTIDVTDTGTGRVASVLGLVREAAGQSGAWGTSRAADGPVPN, encoded by the coding sequence GTGATCAACCTGCGCTACCACGTCATCTCCCTCGCGGCCGTGCTGCTCGCGCTCGCCGCCGGCATCGCGGTCGGGGCGGGGCTGCTCGACGAGAGCGACGCCGCCACGACGACGACCTCGTCCGACACCGCCGAGATCAGCCCTGCGCTGGCCGGCTTCGACGCGGGCTACGCGTCGATGACGGCTCCGGGCCAGCTGCGCGACAAGCTCAAGAACCGCACGGTGCTGCTGCTCACCACGCCCGGCGCGCGCGACAACGAGATCGACTCGCTCATCGAGAACCTCACCACCGCGGGCGCCCGGGTGACGGGCCAGGTCGAGCTCACCAGCAAGCTGCTGTCGCCGGCCAACCGCCAGTTCGCCGAGGGCGTCGCGGCCCAGTCCGACCCGGACGCGGCCTCCGAGGCGACCGACTACGGCAAGGTCGGCGCGGCGATCGCACGCGGCTACCTGACGAAGGGCGACGGCTCCCTGGACGAGACCGCCCGCACGATCCGCTCGGCGTTCACCGAGGGCGACCTGCTCGCCGTCGAGCAGGACCCCGAGGTCTCGGCCCAGCTGGCGCTCGTGGTGTCCGGACCCGCCGGATCGTCGTCCGGGGGAGAGGGCACGGTCGTGTCCAGCATGGTCGCCGGCCTCGACGCCGGCAGCCAGGGCGTGGCGGTCGTCGGGCCGGTCTCCTCGGGCGAGAACGGCGTCGTGAACGCCGTCCGCGGCAGCGACGCCGCTGCCAACGTCTCGACGATCGACGTCACCGACACGGGCACCGGCCGCGTCGCCTCGGTGCTCGGACTCGTGCGCGAGGCCGCCGGCCAGTCGGGTGCGTGGGGCACGTCACGGGCGGCCGACGGGCCCGTTCCGAACTGA
- the steA gene encoding putative cytokinetic ring protein SteA, translated as MPILKRSKRALPDGPGVVGPARLCRNAADLSSVRSGDVVVIDVADLGADTAQSLVERGVAAVLNVSSSSSGRYPNLGPQVLAAAGIPLVDRVGEVVWQTLRSGDVVRVDEGAVHLGETTVATGVEMTESRVRDQLDEASSGLSSQLDSIVTNAADTLRRDRAMLLEGAGIPEVSTPIKGRPVVVVTDGPDAAKDLKSIRSFVRDHDPVLIGVGDGAGLLIDAGLRPHLLVGRGDELSGRMIERSGEVVIVSASGRLDRPEQFEAHGRQPVVFTAAGTPENLALLLADQNEAAVIVQVGGPSRLVDIVDGDTADAAGTFIARLRAGSRVVDAQSVAWFARQRLSWFVPLLLLLAGVIAVVAAVATTPLGHEWLSPVTDRVSSWTEGLVS; from the coding sequence ATGCCCATCTTGAAGCGCAGCAAGCGCGCCCTTCCCGACGGTCCCGGCGTGGTCGGCCCGGCGCGGCTGTGCCGCAATGCCGCCGACCTGTCCTCGGTGCGCTCGGGAGACGTCGTCGTCATCGACGTGGCCGACCTCGGCGCCGACACGGCCCAGTCGCTGGTCGAGCGCGGCGTCGCCGCCGTCCTCAACGTGTCCTCGTCCTCGTCGGGTCGCTACCCGAACCTCGGCCCGCAGGTGCTGGCCGCCGCGGGCATCCCGCTCGTCGACCGCGTGGGGGAGGTCGTCTGGCAGACGCTCCGCAGCGGCGACGTCGTGCGTGTGGACGAAGGCGCCGTCCACCTCGGTGAGACCACCGTGGCCACCGGCGTCGAGATGACCGAGTCGCGGGTCCGCGACCAGCTGGACGAGGCGTCCTCGGGGCTGTCCAGCCAGCTCGACTCGATCGTCACCAACGCGGCCGACACGCTGCGCCGCGACCGCGCGATGCTCCTCGAGGGTGCCGGCATCCCCGAGGTCTCCACCCCGATCAAGGGTCGCCCCGTGGTCGTCGTCACCGACGGTCCCGACGCGGCGAAGGACCTCAAGTCGATCCGCTCGTTCGTCCGCGACCACGACCCCGTGCTGATCGGCGTCGGCGACGGCGCCGGGCTGCTCATCGATGCGGGCCTGCGGCCGCACCTGCTGGTCGGGCGCGGTGACGAGCTCTCCGGCCGCATGATCGAGCGCTCGGGCGAGGTCGTCATCGTGTCGGCCTCGGGCCGACTCGACCGTCCCGAGCAGTTCGAGGCCCACGGCCGTCAGCCGGTGGTCTTCACCGCGGCGGGGACGCCCGAGAACCTCGCCCTGCTGCTCGCCGACCAGAACGAGGCCGCAGTCATCGTGCAGGTCGGCGGGCCCTCGCGCCTCGTCGACATCGTCGACGGCGACACCGCCGACGCGGCCGGCACGTTCATCGCCCGGCTCCGCGCCGGCTCGCGCGTCGTCGACGCCCAGTCCGTGGCGTGGTTCGCGCGCCAGCGGCTGAGCTGGTTCGTCCCGCTGCTGCTCCTGCTGGCCGGCGTCATCGCCGTCGTGGCGGCCGTGGCCACCACCCCTCTCGGTCATGAGTGGCTCTCGCCCGTGACCGACCGTGTCTCCTCCTGGACCGAAGGACTCGTCTCGTGA